From the genome of Triticum aestivum cultivar Chinese Spring chromosome 1A, IWGSC CS RefSeq v2.1, whole genome shotgun sequence:
tgtacgtgtgttgaacgcggaggtgccatccgtttggcactaggatctccggtgatttggatcacgacgagtatgactccatcaaccccgttctcttgaacgcttccgcttagcgatctacaagggtatgtagatgcactctccttcccctcgttgctggtttctccatagatagatcttggtgacacgtaggaaaattttgaatttctgctacgttccccaacagtttgggGGTTAAAGACTTACACAGACAAAACATCAGTCTCCTCACCAAATGGTGGTGGAAGCTGGAAACCCAACAAGGCCTTTGGCAGGAGATTATTCGTGCTAAATACTTCAGAAATGACATGGTTCCCTCGGTGAAGAGTAAATTTGGGGATTCCCCCGTTTGGAAAGCTATTATGAAAGTAAAGGAAATTTATTTGGCAGGTAGAGAGGTGATTTTAAACTCTGGGAATATAGCCAGAGTCTGGAATGACCCCATTAGGGGTGCTGCTCCCTTGCGTGTTAAATTTCCGATCTTGTTCAGTATCTATAATTATCAGGAGATTACTGTTGCTGAATTTAAAAAGTTTGAGGGGGGTGATCTTTTTAGAAGGAACCTGCATCCACCTCTTGTGGATCAGTGGAATGATCTAGTTAAGGTGGTGAACTCTTGGCAATTGTCCGATGAGACGGACTATATTAGCTGGAGATTGGGAAAAAAGAAAGGTAAATTCTCGACCAAATCGGTCTATACCTATTTGGAAAGAACCCTGGCGGGGTGTGATTTCATATGGATATGGAAAGCAAAAATCCCTCTTAAGATTCAAATCTTTCTCTGGCAATTGTTCCAAGATGCGGTTTTGACTCGAGAAGTCATGAAAAAGAGAAAATGGACAAGAAATCCCAAATGCTCTTTCTGCAATGAGGTGGAAACCTCACAGCATCTTTTATTTACTCCACCAAGGCAAAAAAGCTTCGAGAATGTGTTTACCTCCATCGACGACGAACTGATTCTACTCCACCAAGGCAAAAAAGCTTCGAGACTGTGTTTACCCGTTTGGTGGATCGCACTCCTGCGCGAGTGTCTTTTGCTCTCCTGTGTTTTGCCTACGAGCAGGGCGTTGTAGTACTGTTATGATTCCTGTTGGAGTTTTCCTTGATCTGGTTAGGTCTTGTGGTTTGCGTGATGCTAGGTGTCACTGGGTTTTCGCCCCGCGATGGGCTGCTCGATGAGGAGTGCTCATAGTGGGTTTCCGAGTGATGCTTTGATCTCGCCTTACCCCTTTCTTGCTTCCTTATGCTGTAGTCGTTTATGCTGGGTCTGTGTTCGTTGAACTTTAAACTTTGTATTTCCGTTATGCAATTAATGGAAAGGGGTTATGGCCCGGGTCAAAAAAAAATACAAGCGTCCTTGAGACTGCCCAACATCACAGATTCGTCCTTGAGAGTGCCCAACATCACAGGTGTTTGGCATTTGAATCTCCCTCCAAACTTTCCCCTCCATGTCGACTGTGGCTATTCTCTTATCAAGGGTAGGCAAATGGATAGTGCCATTCAGGAAGACCTGGGTGTATATACCATGATTCACGAGAGGATCTTTTGTCCACTTACTTTGCACATGAGTCCACCCTCCAGTTTCTGTCGAGTAGATTGACACTTTTCCGGAATCGTTCATACCAACCATCTGGCTCTCGGGGGCAAACACCACAAAGCGGGATGGAATAGCATGGTCGAAACCTAGGAAAGGGATGGGATCGGGACCTGGAAATCCGACAGGAGGCAGCACAGTCCACTCTTGGGTAGCAGGATTGCAGACAACATAATAGGATTCATCTCGCAGATTATCCGAGCAGCTGCACAGGAGAAGGCCGCCGCAGACGTGTTGGACAGAAATGTGGCGGTACCTTTGGCGCAAGAAAGGGAGAGAGGGGTCGACAAGTGGCGGACATCTTCCATTCAAATTGCGGAAATTGAGGACACGGGCGTTCTTGTAGAAGAAGCCGGAGAGGGTCTGTTGCGACCTCTTGCGGATGTCCGGGGCAGAGCAGAGGGCGAGCCACAGCTTGGACACGCACTTGAAGCGGCAGAGCGACCTGTAGGGCACACGCAAAAGGATCTCGACGAGGGCGCCCTCGGGGAGGCTCGGCATGATCTGCTGCTCTTGCTCCAGCTTCTGCACCTGCTTCTTCTTCACATCCTGTAAATGATGGAGATGATGACTCGTTTAGGCTCCCGATCCCCTTTCTTGGATCGACGACAATTGACGGGGCCAGTCGAGGATCTTGTTCTAAAAGAGAAAGAACATTGCAGAAGCATGGAGCAAACCTCGGAAGCCACCGGGACAATGGCGAGGAGCGGCGGCGTAGAATGGGGCAGAGCGTCTTCGTCGCGACGGACGATGGCCGGCGGGTGGCTCTGCACCGTGCAGCCATGCTcgccccctccttctcctcctaGCGGCATGACCTCCTCTCCGGCTGGCGCTAGGGTTCGTGAAATCGTGATGGGGCGTGACTGCGAGTGGAGTGGAGTGGCCCCGCTGATAATGGGCTCTCCGATTTTTTTCTTTATTAGCTGTGGTTCTAAAGGCGGCCCAATTGATTCTGATGATTTGTTGGCCCTCTCCACTGAATAGTCGAACAATTTTCTTGGTTGGTTTGTTAATCTACGAGCCGATGATAAAAAAAAAATTGCATCAGCAGAATGTGCATGTACTAGATATGTTTTGAATTACAACTTGTTGGCACCTGTTAGTCTTGCCTAGCTTTGTAGAAGAAGATATCAATATTCAtactatgaaatcaatattattagatgcatgatgaaattaattttcacAATATATAACTTTAGTATTGTGATGTCGATATTTTTTTACtaaaaagttggtcaaactttacaatgcttgactttgaccaaatcttatatgcagactaaaaagaaacggagagaGTAATTAAACTCATTAAGCTACGCGTGAAGGGCGACCAACCAGCTATGCCACATGGCGCAAACTGGTTGGGCACGGTGAGAAatcttttgaatttttttagatgaagatgtggattattttttaaaatgtattttttctttttagatggaggtgaggaGCTCTGGTATTTTTTAAATGGAGGGTTGTGCAAAGTGGCACTCGCTGGTTGGCTGCGGTGATATTTTTTCCGTTTTACTTTTTTTAGATGAAGGTGAAGATTTTCTTTTGAGATGTTTTTTTAGACGGAGGCGATGACTCTATGTATATTTTGTTAAATGGAGACATGCGCATAGCTTTCTCTCAAGCGGCGTCACACCCCAACCACTAGTTTTACAATATAGTGCAACTACCTTCCGAGGGCGCACAAGGCAAAGACGCTTCTCTTGCCATTCGGCCCGCCTCCAGGCCCTCTCTCGCACTCAGTAGGGTGCTCTCCGGCTGGTAGCCACTGTTGACTGCTGGCCAAAGAGGACTTCGACGAGTCAAAGAGGGATGACTCATCGGCTAACTCAGGTACAAACCCGATGCCTTACTAATACTTAAGTGATTCGGTGCTATCTGATTATAGTAAGAGAGATTCTACTATTAAGGGGAAATTAAGAGAAAAATGAAGAGATGTAGACAAATTAACACATGGTCTCATGATTTTGAGGCTAGATGTGACGGGGAAATCCAAACTTCTTGAGTTATCTGATTAATAAACAGAAGCAGAGATTGTTGATTGGCCAGGAGGATATCAAAAGGAATGggtactaccccccccccccattttgaACTATTTTGATGATAATTATGCTGATTTTGGGAAAATTACATTAATCTCCACCAGTGTTGTTGCCCTGAACAAAGGTGGAGGGGAATTGGAGAAATTGGGGGGGGGGCATTAAAGAGGCTGACGAAAATGGGTTTTGGGGGATCAGTAGGTAGGTTTTTAGATCATATTGAGGAGGAAGTGGAACTGGGATTTAGATGCTATGGGCCTCCAACTTTGGAAGCTGGCCTAGTAGTGGCCCAGAATTTATCCACTCCTGCTATATATATGCTGGAGAGGGCGAGCTTTTAGAAACATACAACTTCTCTAGGGTTACCCTGACAACCGCCGCCTGACTCTGCCATGTCAGTGAACTATGGCAACTTTCGAGGTGGATGGAGATTCGGTAGGGGTGGTGGAAGAGGAAATTTCCAGTACCAACCGAAGGATTTTGTTAACAAAGATGATGTGAGTTTCGTAAGAGATCCAATCCCCCACCCACAAAATAATAATTCGGGTAGGGGTAGAGGACAGATCGACGCAACTGTGGGTGGTGATGGAAATCTGATGCCAAGAAGGTCTCAGGCATTAGGTGGAAATCAGTCCTGGAGAGGTATGGTGGGTGAAATTGAGATAGTTGGTTCTTCTGGTGATAATAACAAGTAAGAACCTGAGAAGAAGAGGGATTAGATCTGGATCCAGTAGTAGCATGGTTCTTAATTTGGCCGCATCCCAACAACAGTAGCCCTTGGGCGCGCTGCTTTCACAAATACCCAAGACCATGGCTATTAGAGAACTGGATATAAGTGACAGAAATGGTGTAGGCAACAAGGGGAAGGATCATGTAGGTGTTGGAAATGGTGGTGGGGAAAATCAAAGCAACAAAGGATCATCACCTGGCAGTGGAAACGTGGGAGAATCTGGAGACTTCAAACATGATCACGGGCTTGGTAACTCTCTGTAAGGGAATGAGATGAATAAGAAGCAAGGGGGCAGATTTTGAAAGCAAGTTTATGGGAAATGTAAAGATCCCAGGCACTCTACCAGGGAATGCAAAGTGGGGCATTGTTTGATTTGTGGCAAGGATAATCACATCACAGAGGAGTGTAACTAGTTGTGACAGATGAAGCCCTTGCCAAAATACATTGGATATGCCGCCAAGGGTTTACGAGTGTTCTTGGTCCAAAGTGCTAAAGATATTTTGTTTGCTGATCATATTCATCCACTGGCCATTGTATCTTTGGAATCGATGTACTTGAATGAGACTGATTTTGTACAAGAATTTGGGGAGATGTTTAACTGGAGATGGAAATGGAGAGCTAAAAGCTATGGCCAAATCTATTATCTAATGAGGTTTCCAAACAAAGCAAGGCTGGTGGAGTTGGCTAAATTCAAAACTTTTAACCTGTTAGGAACTGGGGTAATGATCAAAGTTCAAGGGTGGACACTGGATCATTAGGCCATTGGCAAATTACACACTGCTTGGGTAAAATTTGGTAGTGTGGCTGGTTGTTTTAGGCACTTTTTTGGGATGTGTGAAGTAGCAGGGGCTATTGGGCCAGTGATGGAAATTGAAAAGGATACCAACACACAggaaaaaattaaagcaaaaaattGGAGCAAGAGATGTGGAGAAAATCTCACCTTCCTTTGAAATCACTTCAAATGACGTGCTAATTTTTAGAGTGACTTCTGAATTGGACAATGTGGTGGAAATGGGTTTGTATAAAGAGTTTAAAAGAAGTGAATCTCCTGAAGATGATTTGATGGACATGTATGAAAAAGAAGATACTAGGAAAAAAGCAAGGTAGGGGAAAACACCAGAGTGCATTTGACATTGGGGAGCTTGTCTTTGGCCCAGCTTGAAGAGGTTAATAAGAAAATAATGCAATGAAAACCTCCATTGAAAATTATTTTGGCCCCATTCTTCATAACCTAGCAAAAGAATACAAACCGGCTTGAAAAGGATATAGATGTAGTACTGAGAAGAGTTCAATCTTTGGAAGAGGAAAAGACAAGGCAAGCTGCTTTGTGGGCAATTGAGGGGAAGAAAATGATTTATTTAGAAAAATATAAGAAGATGCTGGAAGCTGACTTTGCTCAACAGCAATAAATGACACAACAGCTGATACGAGAGGATGAGAAAAGAGATCAAATGGAATTGGAGCATGCTAATATGGATGATGAGGAAATTGAGGGGTATGTGCAAGATAAGAAAAAAGCAACTGAATTTGATAAATATGGGGAGAACAGTGATTATAATGCTTGCCAAGAATCTGCGGAAAACTTTGGACAGAAGATGGCCGACAAACATGGACCTGAAACTAGAGATTTGGAGATTGGCAAAGAAGAGGAATTGAGAACAAGCTTCAGTATGAAGGTGGAGGACTTggccaagaacagagctgaagcaaGGGATAATTATGGTAATGAACCTAACTCCCCTCCTTCTATATCTCCTTTAATGCATATGACATCTTTCATAGGAAATGGTTTAGGATGCACTATTGATATGGTAGAGAAAAACATTGGGATTATCCAAAAATGCAGGCTGCTAGAAAAGAGTTTTATTGGCAAAATATACTAACcagagagaaaaaggaaaaggtGAGGCCAGCACTCCAATTCAGATTGATATTGGAGATGCTAATATGGCTGAACTCTGTTTTGATAAAGAACATTCAGACGCCAAGGTAGAAGAGAATTATCATGATCAATTGAAAAAAATATTTGTTGGGGAATTTTTTTCAAGAGGGATCACCAGCAATTAGCTATGTGAAACACTCAGTTGCTATCAACTTCCTTGAAAAATGGAGGAAGAAGACATAAAATTAGAGAGGCTAaatatttgcctcttgttttttgTGAAACTGTGTGTCTGTGGATATATAGATTTGGATaataataaaccatttatattggaaAAATGAAAGGTTTTTTTGGAATGTTAGAGGATTGGGGCATGATCATAAAAATAGATATGTTAAGGATATGATTGTAGAACATAAACTTGACTTTGTGGGGCTGATGGAAACTATAAAAACTAGGTATTCCAAAACTGAACTCactttgtgtgtgggggggtggggagAAATTTTGAATGCACTTGAAATCCACCTAGTGGGAAATGTGGAGGTATTCTGGTGGGTTGGAATAAAGATATTTTTGACACTATTCGTCTTGAACATGGTGAATATTTTGTCAGGGTACATGTTTTTGATAGACATGCAAGTTTGAATGGAATTTAATCACTATCAATGGTGATGCTCAAATTGAAAGAAAAGCTAGTTTTTTAGCTGAGCTGGCTAGAGTCTATCATGATATTGCCTtgtttggtggggggggggggttaatatcATTAGAAAGAGTGATGAGAAAAACAAACCTAACAATCCAGATCATTGGAGTTTTGTGTTTAATGTTATTATAGAACATGTTGGGCTTAGGGAGATGTCTCTAAATGGCATACAATACACTTGGGCTAATAATCTTCCTCATCCAACTTATGAGAAATTGGATAGGGTTCTATGTTGTCCAGATTAGGAGGAAAAATAACCCTTATCCATACTCCAGGCATTTGCTAGGGAGGCCTTTGATCATACTCCACTTTATATTTTGACACAAGAGCCCACACAAATACTGAACCAATTTTCATATCTAAAAATTCTTGAGTGCTTAGAGAGGGATTTAAGGATTTTGTGGTTAAAGTATGGAATGGGGAGTATAAAGTAGATAATTTGGATAGATGGTAAGAAAGATTCAGAAACTTGAGGAAAAAAACTAAAGGTTGGAATGAAAATGTGGATGCTTGGTATAGGAAGATGAAGAAAGAAATTATTGATAGACTTGATGATTTGGAATAAAATGCTGAAAATATGGGATTAACAGCTGCAAATAGAGATGAACAAAAAGAGCTAAGTGCTCAAGTATCTAGGCTTATGTAGTAAGAAGAACTTAAATGGCTTCGAAGATATAAAGATAAAGAGATTAAAGATGGATATGGGAACACTAGATACTACAATGCCAAAGTGAATGGAGAAGACGCATAAAATAAAATAATATCTTTAGAACAAGTAGAGGGGGTGATTGAGGGAGAGATTGAATTAATGGAGTATATTACTAACTTCTATAAGAGACTATTTGGACAGCCAGACGAGTGGAACATTATGCTGGGAGACCTAGATATGCCAAAAAATTCTGCTATAGAAGCTGTGGAGTTGACTGCACCTTTCTCTATGAAAGAAATTCATGAGGTGATTTTTGGTATGGAAAAAAACAAGAGCCTTGGTCCGGATGGATTTCCTGCTGATTTCTATCTAGAATTTTGGGATTTGATAAAATGGGATCTCAAGGACATGGTTGACGATTTCACTTCTGGCAAATTTGACATCACTAGGCTTAATTATGATACCCTAATCCCAAAAACCTCATATGCTAAACAAATTTAGAAATTTAGACCATATGCCTCTTGAATGTCAGTTTTAAGATTATTACTAAGGTTTTTCATGAATAGATTGAGTAAAGTGGTCTCTCATGTTATTTCTCCTACTCAAACTACTTTTGTTAAAGGGAGATTCATTATGGAAGGGGTTGTGGTACTTCATGGAGCTTTAAATATAGTACATTACAAAAAACAAAATGCTCTGATCATCAAAGTGGACTTTTGTTATCAAAATGTTGAAAATGAAAGGATTTTTCTGATAAAGGTGTGACTGGATTATGCTAACTATGAGAAGGGGACATGTAGGAGTTAGGGTTGATGATCAAATTGGGCCTTATTTCAAAACCTTTAAAGGCCTTAGACAAGGGGACTCTATGTCCCCCTTGTTGTTTGACCTTGCTGATTATGCTTTAGCTCTGATCGTGGATAAAGCAAAGAATGAGGGGGGTTGTTAAGGGGGTGCTTGGTACTCAGTGTAACATGGGGATAAACATGCTACAATATGATGATGACACTATTTTCTTACTTCaggatgatcttgatgatgcaaaaAAAATTGGAGTTCATTATTTGTGCTTTTGAGCAAATGTCTGGGCTTActattaattttcataaaagtgaacgGTTCCTTTTTGGAGAGGAAAATAATAAAAGACAGACATATCAGGAATTTTTCACTTGTGGCATGGGATCTCTCCCTATGAAGTATCTAGGGATGCCAGTGTCACACACTAGAATTAGAAAAAGACACTGGTCTGGGTAGttgaaaaaaatgagaaaagatGTGAGTGATGGCAAGGTAGACTCCTAGGATCTATTGCTGGGAGAATAACCTTGGTGCAGGCCTGCTTGTCCAATATACCTCTTTTTTATGATGTCGTTTTACCCCATTCCTGCTGGGGTACTTAAGAAAGTAGACTCTTATAGAGCTAGATTGGTTTGGCAAGAAGACGAAGATAAGAAGAAATATCATTTGGTAAACTGGAAGACCTGTTGCAAACCCAAAGACTTGGGAGGTTTGGGTATTTTAAATTTAAACATTATGAATAAAGATTTACTTGTGAAATGGTTTCGGAATTTGGAAATGGAGGAAGGACTTTGGCAGCCAGTCCTCTAGGACAAATATGTAACTGATGGATGCTTATCCAGGACACAACATAAAAATGGAGATTCACAATTTTGGACTAATACTATTAAGGTCAAAGAGATATTTGACAGATTTTGTAGGAAAATTTTGGGGGATGGCAAAAACACAAGGTTCTGGGAAAGACATATGGGTAGATGATAAACCTCTGAAAGAGGCATATCCAAGGCTATATATGCTTAGTTTTGAACACAATATCAATGTGTCTGAAGCCTTGGAGAACGAGTGGAGATGATTTAAATTTAGAAGAACACTATATGAGGAAACCATGGAATTGTGGAAAAGCCTAGGAAGAAGATGTGAGGAGGTTAATATGGGAAGAGGTAGAGATCAGGTGGAGTGCATGCTAACTCCGGATAAACAATTTATTCTCAAGTCCTTATATAGACTAGAGATATTTTTAGAAGACCTTTTTATGCTAAAAAAACAGATGATCCACACATAATCATATCAAATCTTCAAAATGCATTAAAACGGAGCATCGATGGATAACAAACTATAGACTGGAGATATTTACTTGCATAAAACAAATGGAAATGAAGAGGTGAAAATAACGCAGATAATGTACTCTCAGTGACTTATATTAGCCACATCAGGCCCAAACGACTGGCCACAATAACTAGTGCTACATGACAGCAAACAGATGAAATGGCTAGGTGGATTCTTACAACTAACTAGTACACTCACCCTTACAAAGTTTGGCTAACAACATTGTTCAAAGCAACAAAGGCATATGCACCGAACTCAAGACTGTAGACATAGGAGTTGGGACTTCTCCACGCAATGCCAGGAAATTAGGAGAGTAGGCCCATGTCAACCACTAATTTCAGCAAAAGGTGTTGTCCCATGCTGAGCACGTAATGTAGCACTGGATCTCAGTGACCAGCTGAGGGCAATTCCGCAAAACAGGGAGTATAAGGCAAACCATTCATGCCTTTGGCGCAGATAACATGCACTTTTTGATTATCCATGTCATACGACAATGTCATGTTCTTCTTGTCGGTAAGAAAAATCACGTTGCAATCCGGATGAATTGCAAACATCGCATAAGAATCTCCATGTTTACGGCAATTCCTTCCAAACAACTCCAAAACCTTAAAAGTGTGCTTTAGGGTCCACTTTCCAGTATCATAATCCTCAAGGACCCAAATATAGAGTTGGCAATCATAAAAATTATCTGTCTTCCACGCATACAGGCGTCCTTGAGACTGCCCAACATCACATATGTTTGGCAAGTCATTTGGCATTTGAATCTCCCTCCAAACTTTCCCCTCCACGTCGACTGTGGCCATTATGTTATCAATGGAAGGCAGATGGATAGTGTCATTAAGGAAGACCTGTGTGTCTCTACCATGATCCACGAGAGGCTCTCTTGTCCACCTACTTTGCACATGAGTCCACCGTCCAGTTTCTGACGAGTAGATTGCCACTTCTCCGGAACCGTCCACACCAAACATATTGGGCTGGGGCGCAAACACCACAAAGCGGGATGGAACAGCAGGGTCAAAACCTAAGAAAGCGATTGGATCAGGACCTGGAAATCCGACAGGAGGCAGCACAGTCCACTCCTCGGTCGCAGGATTGCAGACAAGATAACAGGCTTCGCCTAGAAGATTATTCGAGCAGCTGCAGAGGAGGAGTCCGCCGCAGACCTGTTGGACAATAATGTAGAGGTACCTTTTGCCAAAGAAAGAGAGTGAAGGGTCGACCAGAGGCGGGCCTCTCCCATTCAAATTGCAGAAACTGAAACCTTCGCCTTCATCCTGGTAAAAGAAGCCAGAGAGGGTCTGTGGCGACCTCTTGCGGATGTCAGGGGCGGAGCAGAGGGCGAGCCACGGCTTGGACACGCACTTGAAGCGGCAGAGGGACCTGTAGGGCACTCGCGAAAGGATCTCCACGAGGCCGCCCTCGGGGAGGCTTGGCGCAGGCTGCTGCTCCTGCTCCCGCTCCAGCTTCTGCTTCTTCTCCTGTATAAATGATAACGGCTGGTTTAGGTTCCCGATTCCTTCTCTTGGATAACGGCTGCTTCTTCTCCTGCTCCAAGATTGGAAGGCCCTTGTTAAACAAAAGGAAGACTGGAGCAGCGCGAGCGAACCTCGGAAGCTACCGGAGCAATGTCGGGGAGCAGCAGCGTAGAATGAGACGGAGCGTCGTCGTCGCGGCGGACGGTCGCCGTCGGCTGACCCTGCAGCGCACAGCCATgctcgcctccacctcctcctcctggcggcaTCGCCTCCTCTTCGGCTCGCGGATCAGTGGCTCGAGGCAGTCGAATCGACCGTGGCGGCGCTGGCTGCCGCTGCTCGCCGGGGCTAGGGTTCGTGAGGGGGAATGGGGCGGCGGCTGTTATGGGAGCGTGCGTGAGTGCGAGTGCAGTGGTTGATTTGTTACTCTGCTGACAATAGACGGCCCAATGGACCCTGATAATTTGTTGGCCCACTCCGCTGAATAATAATCGAATAATTTCCTTGGTGCCTCTAAAAAAAAGAAGAACCCAAGCCACGCTGCTTGCTGCTCTGCTTCTTATTCTATCCTAGTGTTGCAATTTGTACTGAACTTAGTGTTGTGTTTTATGATATAGCCATTAGAAATATTTTGGTAGAGCAGTCTCTCAAGTGATTTGATAGAAAATGATGATTGTAAAGAGCATGGACTGAAAACATCG
Proteins encoded in this window:
- the LOC123181982 gene encoding F-box protein At5g07610; translated protein: MPPGGGGGGEHGCALQGQPTATVRRDDDAPSHSTLLLPDIAPVASEEKKQKLEREQEQQPAPSLPEGGLVEILSRVPYRSLCRFKCVSKPWLALCSAPDIRKRSPQTLSGFFYQDEGEGFSFCNLNGRGPPLVDPSLSFFGKRYLYIIVQQVCGGLLLCSCSNNLLGEACYLVCNPATEEWTVLPPVGFPGPDPIAFLGFDPAVPSRFVVFAPQPNMFGVDGSGEVAIYSSETGRWTHVQSRWTREPLVDHGRDTQVFLNDTIHLPSIDNIMATVDVEGKVWREIQMPNDLPNICDVGQSQGRLYAWKTDNFYDCQLYIWVLEDYDTGKWTLKHTFKVLELFGRNCRKHGDSYAMFAIHPDCNVIFLTDKKNMTLSYDMDNQKVHVICAKGMNGLPYTPCFAELPSAGH